Genomic window (Neodiprion lecontei isolate iyNeoLeco1 chromosome 7, iyNeoLeco1.1, whole genome shotgun sequence):
TAAATTGGgtggatttttcttttctttccccAAAAACAAGGTTTactcgatattttttgttatattacaaaaaaacCTACCCAAGTATAGGATTGAAAAGCTCACGTTTAAGAGGCACCTCATACCACGTGACTCTTTCCTATTCGAACACTCCAATGTGGGTACGTATACCTGACTTTGGCTAACGATTCACTTCGCTgcacgattttattttttaaattctaatcTTCCCTTTCCGGGAGCTGATATTCTGCAAGCTCCGGCGAAAATTGCCAGCTAAATTGGACGAATTCGTGTAAAAAATCCATCCCCAATGGCTCGACCTGATTCATTCCGGAGAAAAACTGGCTTTGAAAATGATCGATGGACGGCATCATACGTTGCGGCCTTTTTCACACtctcttattatttttctcaacagtTGACGCGTGTATACCCACGTAGGTACGTATTTCaagtttatttcatttcggtACGAAAGGCAGTGTCCCCACGATTTTGACGGATGATGGATGGATGTACGAATTGGTTGAATGCCTATAGCCCGTTAGGGGTTCGGGGTTTCGCCGCGTTATAACAACTCGAAAAGTCAAGTGGGTCCCAGGCCGCGTTATTGGCTGTAATATAAATTACCCGGAGCTCGACCTTGCGCGAGGTTTCTCCTTTCATCGATAATTAATATACGTTGGGGAATTTTCGTTGTacaagatgaaaaatgaagaataaccatattaattataaaaatgttcgtaaaaagaattttcttttctttttttttgttcgtttcatAACAAGTaacggtgaaataaaaaattgaaaaaaaaaataaaataaaataatgaaaccaCGGAAATAATCACAACCGCCGATTTCCTTTCGTGCGCTTCTTTGGCGTTGAGCAGGGCTCATTGGGTTGGAGTGAGTGTACATAATTTCTCAGAGAAGACCAATTACTCGCCATTATTACATGTATCCATTCCAAGGGGTTTCTCGGCTGCTCTTAGTTTCCCGTAGAAGCACGCTAGGTATCCGAATAATTAAGCATTAATCGAGTTTCTTCATTACCCCCCCAAGACGAGCTGCGTCTAAATCACGTTACGACCCTTCCCTCTGTCTCTCTTCCACTTGGCAAAGAACCGCTCACTTGGTTCTCTCCACTCAGGTTAACAGAGTCGCCATGCAGGCAACGGGTGAAATCTGGTACCAACTGTGCAAGTCTCTCGGTCCTTCGTTCCACTCGCCATGCTGCGGCTCCGGCTGCGGCTTTCCATCTCCGCTAACCACGTCTTCAAGTTATCGTTGCACTGTTCTGTCCACGAAGTAATCCTTCTTGACTACCTTCGCCTCCTTCAACTGCGCCGCAATGCAACTCTGAAGAGGTTGGTGCCCGCCCTAATGGGACATAACcaaagggaagaagaaaagtAGAACCCTAAGCGGATAAAGACTCGGACCGTTAGTCTCTCAGTTCAGAAGCACTCGAGTACCACTAAATCTTTCCTAGATGTTATATCGCTGAAATTAAACCCTGGTCTGGAATTTGACCAAACATTTGACGCTCCAAGTTGGAATCTGAATTTTCCTTTGAGAAGTTAATTCGCTTCAAGCAACTGCAGAGCTTGAAGTAAACTCGAACAACTTCACGCGATATCAATTAGCAGTTTGATGCGAGATCGAGTTACATATCTACTCAGAATAATTTCGCGTATCAAAGTGAATTCGCCTAGCCTGCCATGTCTTCATACAATGACTTTGCACGATTTTGCAACAGACTCGAGAGGTAAATTGGAGCGAGGTACTGTATCACAGACTCCTTGGAAAGTGAAACGCACCGTAGCGATTTCGTTATACTAACGCCGATATTCTCGAGACTTTGGAAAAAAGCCTCTCCATATCGGGGCACTTTCCTTAACGCACTGAGTGGGACATAAGTAAGTACGTACCTATAACACATAGGCAGAGGTGTGAAAGCTCTCTCTCCTAATTGTCCTTTGTGAGGTGTGTGAGGATGGCTGCTGACTGCAGAGGAAAAGGGCCGGTTGATTGGCTCGAGGACTCGAAGAGGAGGAAGTAAGTGGAATCGGGAGAAGGCGCGACTCGAAGTGAGTGATATTCGCTCCCGAGGGAATAGCTTGGTAAATGCGCGTTTAGCGCGAGCCGCAAAGGAGCTTCATTCGCTCCTTCGATTGCCGGGGATCTTAAGGAGTCGGAAAATCACTGGACCGGTTTCTTTCTCCGGTCACTTGTTAGGCGAACGATTCGCCCGAACAAAAGGCCAATCCCAAGTATATGGACCGACTATTGGTGCCGGTCAAGGTTTACGGTTGACGGGGGAACCAAGACCCGTACTTCGGGTCCTCCTCATTGTCCGCGGCAAACCGCGTGGGGGGTAAAAAATCTTACGACTTTCTTCCCGTGCTCCAAAATTACCTGCTTCTACTCTCGAGCCTCTCTAGGATCAGCAGCATCCTCCGCCTCTCTCACCACTTTATCTCCTCAAGATGTACCGCCATCCGATATCGGCTGATCAGATTCACCGTGACGCGCGGCTCGGATTTGCGGTCGTCGACCAACTCCGTCGCGCAGCTCTGCGGAATTCGCAGATCTTTTGTCCAGGACGAGAGTGGCTAATTTCACCACGACCACGAGGCATGAACTGAATGTTCTGCAGAATTCCGCCGAGTGCCGGAGGggagaaaatttcatctcaCGGGCTGCGCAATATTCCCTTTCGTTGATATATTCTGCATGGGAACTGGCAATTATCGAACCGGGATTTTCAATCGCAGATGGCGTATGTATATTTCCATGAAAATACGGACGTTTTTTATGCGGTAAAACTCGCTGCGTCGAATGAATCGGACTCAATTAGTGCGATAAGGGGTAAAAGAACCGTGGCTAgtcgttggaaaaaaagaatcaccCGCAGTTGCTCGTTATGCAGCCACTGCATATTATCCTTTATGCGGGGTTTCAATACCGCATCGATCACGGGATTGCTAGTGATAAAATCCTCCATATCGGCAAATTCGCATTAAACTGTTTCCCGTGAAATCATGCGAGATTCCGAGTGCTCTGAATATTTCTGACTCTTCCGACTTTTGACTGACACCTTGTTACACTATCCGTTAACTTCAAGTCACGTACGTCGATAGCTGTCATTTTCTCGACAACGCTGTCACCGCGGAATCGGATATTGTCCAGATTATCGAGGATAAAGAAACTCTCGTTGATCCTTGAGCACGAGATGGGTTCATTATTGGTGAACGACACAGCGGTCAAAGAGTGTCTCGAGATCCTGAACAGCGGTTTGAAGAGTAAAACTCCAATCGAAGTCTCCGCCACTTTGGAGAGGTTAAATTCTGGGCTCAGCAAAAGTCTCGAGTCTAGGATGCACGCGTTTCAGACTGGAGCCTGCGGGCTCATTCTGGATGTCCTGGACGATTTCGTCGACGTAAAAAGCGTCGTCCGCTCGTGTCTGAAAGCTCTGGTCACTCTTAGCAGTCAGTCAAATGAGCTGAATGAGAAGGGAATCGCTCGTCAGATGAAGTAGTTAACCGCCATGgtcgttcattttttcctGGATGTTGTCTATTAGCTTGCTTCAGGAAGGAACCAGCGCCGGAAATTCACGGCTGGTTATGCGATGGATGAAGCGGTGCTGTCTGAAGAGCGAGAAAAACAGACAAGCCATCTTCGAGGCGGGCGTGACGGACCGTGTTAAAGAGATTTTGCAGAAGGACACCGTCACGGCAGGGGAACTCAGCGACCTTTGTTCGCTGCTGAGGGCGCTTATCCTGGATGATGACCTGACCATCGATTACGGAAATTCCGTCCAGCGGACCCGTGACGTTGCCCAAGAGACCGTCATCTTCGTGGTTCCTCTCCTTGCCAGTAAGGAACCAAAAGTCCTTTTAATGCCACGTCCCGTTCACCATCCTGTCAGTAAATCATCTGATCGCAGAATTCATCCACAAGAAGAAAACGGTCTGCGAGGTATTGAAGACCCTGACAGCGCTTCTCGTGCGTAACGACTTTTGCGTCAAGGTCGAAGAGATCGGGGGAGTCAGCCTCGTTCTCCAGACCACGGTGGTACACCCCGATGACGAGAACCTGACCTGCCTGGTTCTCAGGCTCATTAAGAGACTGGCTGGGAACGACTACGTCAAGGTGCGTCTCGTCGTCGAAGGTGCCGCGTCTCTTGTGGTGTCGGCAATGCGCAGGATGCAGGTGAGAGGTCGAAAGAAGGTGAATAGAGGATCCTTGGTGCGTTCCGCGAAGAGTATTCATTGGGACGACAGTCGTTACCATCAGTCAACGAGCGATGACGGGTTCATAAATAGCCGGAATATTGCTTTAGATGCGAACTTTACGAACGACGCCGAGACGCTAAAGCAGATGCAGCACCGTAAACTGCATCCACCTACGCATTCGGGCTGAGCAATTTGTTGTAAAGTTTACAACTTCGTTTGAAACTGcgcgtatacatatagtgTACAGTACACCCACCTGATCTTGTTAACCGTGACGTATGCGTGCGCTATTTCTTTGCCAATTACGCGCAGCTTTCATGTGGGGTACGTTTCCACCTCGCTGAAGCCACCATGTATTTCCTAGGAAACCATATGTTCAGTTTCTTACTGAAATGTTACGAACTGTTCGAACGATCGCAGGTAAATCTTATCGCCGTGAGTTTATTCCAGTTCTTGATTATCCCAGACCTGGATTGAGATCAGAATTGAGTTACCTATCGCTGCGCGAGTTGAATGACACGCGTAATCCGAGCGTGCGAATCTGCCACGAATGCGACTGCACCGCCATTCCTTCGAAGAGTCTTGCTTCGGTGAGCCAAGCCTAGTGCCTCACGGATATGAATTATCGTCTTTGAGTCACTGTTCCCAACTTTGATAGCTATTCGACATTCCGAATAGTTGAATTTAGACTCGATTATTATGGTCATGGTTTCAAGTTGTCAgagttttcataattttcggTGCTGGTCATTTTAATACCTTGGACACATGATTATGGACTATTAAGATCTTCAAACTAGATAATACATTGGTTATCGGGACATTTGGTTTGCTCGGAATCTAGACCATTTCGAGTGGTATCATCGACTCCAAACCAATCGATACATCGActctttcaaaattcagaatCTTGAGAGACCATCAGACCACTTAGAACGATGAGAAGTCAATTCGGATATTGCTCATTTGAAATGCCATCGTCCACCTGTTCGAGTCTTTTCTtatgtgaaaatattcgacCCTTGAGAATCGTTCCTTCCGCGAAGTCTAAGCATAGTCAGTTCCCTTCGCAGAGTAGAATATTCAGTTTTCCCTTGAGTAAGAATATCTTCcggaataatttttcccaaTGCAGACGGGATCCGTGTCGGTGGCGGGTTTGGATTGCATCGGAGCACTGACCCTGGGAAGCTGGCGTAACGCGGGTATCTTTTACGACTGTGAAGCGGCCCTGTTGATCATCGAGACTATGAAGAGGTACCCGGGGAGCGTAATCGTTCAGCGGAATGGCACCCGGGCGATATCTAACATGGCGAGGAGCAGGAAGATCGATGCACGACGAGCCTTCCTGGACCTGGGGGTCGAGGCAGTCTTGGAAACCGCCATGAAGATACACGCTGACGACGGTGATATCGGGCCCGAAGTCACGGCCGCCTTTTCCGCCCTCGAACTGCACCCCGCGCTCAAGGACCACTGGGCTAAAATGCCCGCAAAGAAGTTAGAGTGTGGATGCAATGTCGTGGGAACAGGGTTTTCAACCACTTGTCAATAGTTGTACTCGTAATTAAGTTTCTAACAAGaaaggtatcccaggtcgatctctccgatctaatttcttttgtaatatattatagtagactaaaaactaagcaaCACGTCTTTTTTTATgtgccattaaacactttgaGGGGATGAAAGCTCCCCtcaaagtaaggcatgtcaagggCCGATTTGGTACTTTCACCCAtaagaacataatatttttcaaccaatccaactggaaaagttttcacataacgagatatgaaaaattttattttcagaattgcaaaagaaacagaaaactGCCAAATtgccttactttggagggtggtttcaccccgttaaagtgtttaatggcggatgaaaaaaaaaaacacatctgGCTTGGTTTTGAGTCTAATATAACATATCACGAAAGGAATCAAATGGGAGAGATTGATTTGGAATACCTTCCTCGTAAGAGAAAGTAATTCAAGGTTTCGTTGAGACTTcattaaaattgtaattatgaGGAAAGTTCTGTCTTTGGGGTAGTTGTGGGCTCAAGGACGAACTGCGGAAAAGCTCTGCTGGAATGTTTCAATACCTTCGTGAACTGAGAAAAAGCTCTTAGACTTTCCAGATGCCCGTTCCAGCGGCCCGTATTGATCCTGATCAGTCTGCGGCGTATCCGAGACGCACCGAGGGGGTAAAATAAGAAGTTTGATGAAAGCTGAGGTGTATAAAGATTGATGTAGCCGGTGCTGTTGCATCCGACTCACAGCTGCAAGACGAAGACGTCGCCGTCTCGACTCGGCGCTGCGTGAAATCGCTCAATTAGAAGAGCCCCTTgagtaggtatacgtataatatctcGCCGAAACTGTTTCCAAGTTTTATGAAGTGGGTTGAACCGCGATGGTTGAAGACGGCAGGTTCTTTAGGTAGGAATTGCAACGACTGGAGAAATTCTCTAGCTCGCGAATCGAGAGACCAGCTCGTTTGGTAGCTTCGAGCTGCAGGGAAAGTAGCGGGAAACTTTTCAAGGCCCGTATACCTTACACGACTTGTTGAGATGCATTGAAACGGAAACAATCGGACCGTCTTATCTTCACTCCGGAACAAGCTCCGACCCTCGAACTAATACACTCGCAAGCTGGAAGATGGGCTGTTTTTTCAACGACTGCACCAGCTGCGCAATTCAAAGCCGTCTTCGTTCCTCTTTCCATCTTCTGCTCTAATGCATACTCATTACACACTATTTTACATTTGCGTTCAAAACGTACAGTCCGACTGAAGTCGCGAGCCATTCTTGAGTTAAGAAATTTCCGCACCAATATTTCTGCGTCGATTGCCTTTCTTCGAATTTCTTACGCTCGAGTATATTTGGCACATCCCATTGATCATGCTGGCTAAATCGACCGTGCGTGAAATACAGATACCTACgtcttttttattcactcgTACGCTGAAGATGttcactttttctttctcgtcaGAAGTGAAACGAGgaatgaaagtgaaattaaaattatctaGTTCGACAATTTCAGACCCTTTCCAACGAGTTTCCAACGCTTCAAACTGCGGTTTTTGACGTTTATCAAAATCACATGGGCACAATCATCCTTGAAGctattttttcataactttaCCATCGTTTTGGGCATCAGCATTATTTTTAGTCAATGGTCTACAAAGTGTACGGAGGTCAAGTTTCTTGGGTCATGGTCAacctacttttttttaacagacACGTGTCAGTCTCATTGAAAGCTGTCCTCAGACTTTATTCTGTACCAGTATGGATGTAAATTTTCGAGCAATTAGGGGTacaaagagaaagaaaccAGAAAGACTGCCATGTTTCTAACATGGACGGAACATCGGCGTGaagtaattttttcgtaatgTGAATGAACCTCATCCCAATAAACTTAAACAATATATTTGTTACGGATTGGCGTAACATCAACAATGTTGACGTGATCGAGTAACATTAcaagttatcaaaaaattgttgcGATTTGTTGTCAAGTAAGATAGTCTAACCCCGAGTTGAATACAGCAGAGAAAAGTAAGTATGTCCAGTGTATTTCAAACTCATAAACCAATGACAAATGAAatgttcatatttttcttatctcttAAAATGAAGTCAGAATTTCAGCATTTCTaaatccaaaatggcggatccaacaTCGTggatgtaaaatcgaaaaaactaaTAAATGACTATTCTGGCCGGAACTTATTAttcgggggttttcggggttgTACAAATTTACAAAGATCATTTGTagttgtaaataaactgtgacAAGGTTCAaacatggaaattttttaagtaGCATGCCGATCATCCCgttgtgactgaaagggtgaAACCGTCGAAATCCGGTGAACAGTCGAGTTTAAATTTTCCGTTTGATCGGAAcaacttttccttttttcccgaaaaaaccgagaaaaaaaaaaaaaaaaactaaataagCAGAAGAGCGGGAATTTCAAAAAGACAGCAAAAGCTTGAGAGGCGGTTCGTTTGAACAAAGACGATCAGCCGAGAGAAAAACATCCGCTTAAGAGATTGCGACGTCTTCGTGTAAGCGGATGCTGTGTGCATCGGTCCGGgacggcgtcgcgacgctccgCGCCACGTCCCGACGACAAGGACGTTTCGGAGTGGGTCGCCGGTCATGCGCAGGTCGCTCAAGCAGCCAGGTGCGCGTCGAAGAGGCGCGAAGATTCGACCGACGTTTGGGGGAACTCCAAGAGTCGGTGGTGGTGCCGGTTCCACCGCCTGAGCGATCCGGCACGCGTTTAGTTGCTTGCGGGTCAAACGCTCGTCCGGTCGCGACGCGTTCTCCGGTCCCTCGAATCATCATCAATCCGCGATTATCAGCCGCGTCGGATATTCCGCGTCGCGATTCGCAAACCAGTGCTGTGCGGATAACAATTCTGGATTTGGAAAGAAGGgccaagtcccgtcgccccctacggtttttttaaaaacgcaACCGGAATTCATCCTGCCTAGTATGCGCGGTTTTTCGTCGCCTCAAGCGAGGTTCAATCGCCGTAATAACCGCACTTGACAAGACGAATTAACAGCCGATTCGCCAGTTCGTGCATGAAAATCGCCAGCCGCCGTCGTCTGGATTTCGAGTTTGGGTTCTGTGAGCTGCGAACTTTCGTGATTGAATTTCAGTTCGTCAAATTTCGCGAGCGCCAAAAGCGAgagtgttttctttttaagTCAGTTTGAAGCTTAACGATTTGTTGCTGCTGTTTCTGTTTTATTGTGTCCCGTTTTGGGTTCTTTTTACTGTTTATTCAACTGAAATCGTTCAGATTTACCTGTGAGAAAAGTTCGCACCCGTCACACCGAAGTCGAGATGACGGGGAAATAAGTGCCTGCTGAAAGGAGCCTAAAAACcccaaaaatttcaacctaccaaaaaaaaaaccacgccGGAAGTATACCCAAGGATTCATCCAACAGGAAATTGCTTGGCATAAAATGACCGGTTTTTTCACCCTCGTTCTGTTCGCGGGGCTTTTCGCTGCCTGGCCTGATCGAGTCCAAGGTAAGAGGAAAAATCTCGCGCGAAGAACGAAACGCAATTAGTAAAAATATCTAGTGGTAAGAAACGTGTAGAATATATTTACTTCCGTTTCCTGAGTATACACGTACCTACCGTTTGTCCTCACACAGGAGTAACAGCGTTGTAACGATTCTCCCCTTAGAATCGGTGAACGTTGAGAGGAAAACGCGTGTCTTTTGCCCAACGAGGCCAATTATCCGTAAATCACGGAATACGGAAAGTACGTTGGAAGTATTTCGCGTTcggttgataaaaaaaatttctcgcaaAAGCTGTTTCAGGAAAAAGTTTTCCCAAAACgtttctgttcttttttctgcaagaaaagaaagaataaaaagaaaaaaagaagggcTGCAGGTTTATCCATCCGGAGCACTTTTGATCTCGTTGAAAAACTCACTTAGCTTAGATATAGgcgtgtgtgtgggtgtgtgtgtgtgtgtgtggaagGCGTACGAGGATCGCCTCTCTCCAAGAGTACTTCACTTAGCCGCATACTTCACTATTGTCATGCTAATGTGATCGCGCGGCTTTAACCCTCCTCGTGCTCTCGCGAAAATGGGGTTACCTGGAGAAATAACGAGTCGCCGTACTGCACTTCTGGGGATTTTCCTCGAGGAGGACGTTGCCTCGTACCAGCTGCCACCGTCATCTAGGGCAGGTGCATTTAATAGCCGGCTCAATTTGTCTTTCATTTCTGCCTCTCTTTTCTACTTCGACGAGGGAATAGGAGAACAAGAAGTGCGAGATGTTtgagggaataaaaaatagaaggagaaaaagaaaactttacTGAATTTCGATCTGCGAGGGTGATTTTAGTCGCGGATATTCCGCTATATCGCAAGCTTTGAAAAAGCACTTCGACGCGATACGTGTATACATTACGCCGTTGAATTTCCTCGCTTCTTTCCCGAAATGCATTTCTCTCGGAGACTCTTGCGAAAACTTCGTAGCACCAAGACTAGTGAACAGCGAAAAGGCGGATCCGAAACAAATGAACGCGATGCATAGTCTTGAACTGTTTTCCAAACGGTTCGCGAAGCTGTGCGCAGAATTTTAATACCATTTATCTCACCGAGAAACTCGAGACGCGACAATTTGCGAAATCGCCCGGTTATTCAGACTCTGAATTCTGACAAGTCttagaaacattttttttcatgcaatttcgtatttatttTGCCTGAAGAAGAAATGTAATAATACATCACGcgtgtatcatttttttttttttttcaacttagCTTTTAGTTTCAATTCAGTTGTAAACTTTCGTGAGTACACAAaccttgaaaaatttcccatTTCATCCGAATTTTGTaccaacttttcattttaaagGAATTTAAGTaaccaaaaatttctctcagatAATTAAGTATtgatatacgtacatatttatacttttgtgatgtaattacaatttttttttttttttttttcattcaccaaacaggaaattaaattttcatcatatatgtataatagagAGAGAACATAATGGAATTTTCACAGGTTTACTTTCGCGAATAATCACTGTTAATGAATATATCTTGGGGGAAAGCTAActtgcgaaaattttattttcctttttgaCGAGAAAGGAAAAGGAATCAGGAGAGGCGAAGTAAAACTTGCAAGACTACCCGCCAAACGAAACACTACAGCCGCACGTTTCAAGGGGCTATTTAAATTTGTCGAAAGCTTGCGAATTAATTATAAACGAGTAAAAGTTggagttgttttttctttaattatttctttctttttttctttttttttcttctgtgtGTTTAATCTGAAAAGGAGTGccgagtaaaatattttcctcaACCGTGACGCACGGATGGCGGAATGTAAATATAAAGGC
Coding sequences:
- the LOC107226638 gene encoding uncharacterized protein LOC107226638, with the protein product MGSLLVNDTAVKECLEILNSGLKSKTPIEVSATLERLNSGLSKSLESRMHAFQTGACGLILDVLDDFVDVKSVVRSCLKALVTLSSQSNELNEKGIARQMNLLQEGTSAGNSRLVMRWMKRCCLKSEKNRQAIFEAGVTDRVKEILQKDTVTAGELSDLCSLLRALILDDDLTIDYGNSVQRTRDVAQETVIFVVPLLAKFIHKKKTVCEVLKTLTALLVRNDFCVKVEEIGGVSLVLQTTVVHPDDENLTCLVLRLIKRLAGNDYVKVRLVVEGAASLVVSAMRRMQVRGRKKVNRGSLVRSAKSIHWDDSRYHQSTSDDGFINSRNIALDANFTNDAETLKQMQHRKLHPPTHSG